The Lolium rigidum isolate FL_2022 chromosome 2, APGP_CSIRO_Lrig_0.1, whole genome shotgun sequence genomic interval AAAGatattttagattttttaaagGATGTTCATGTTTTGAAAATCAAATACAAAACCTTCGTATTGTTTTCCACATGCAGAACTCCAGGGGTACTCTTACTGCCACACGATtgatgctatttttttttttgatctttTGATCAAACCTACATCAGATGATCAGAGGTCCGATAAATTAGACAAAACTAAATTAGTACTACAGGCTTATTATTCCACACAAATAAACCATAGCATGTCGAAACGAACCTACAAGAACACGCTGAAAATTAACGTTAGCACTTGCCCCTGTATCATTGTGCGAGAGGCACAAACGCTTCACTGTGTGAGTGCAGCAGATTAATTAGGAGGCTTCGACATTCAGAACTCTTCCGTCGCCGGGGGCAAGTACATCATCACAGGGTGTTGCACCACCTCAGAGGTCAAcgacggggagacggaggagTTAACCATGTTGAGTATGCTGCTCCAGTAGCCCTTGCCCTCCTCGCTCTGATCGCCGTCGTCGGCGTCTGGCACGGCCACCAGGAGCCTCTGGTCTGCGCCGGCGACAGAGCAGTCGAGAAGCGCACTGTTAAACGTCCCGGCTCCGACGAACTCTGTTTCGGTGCCGCCACCGAAACAGTCGTCTTGGCACGCTGCTTTGCCGTACGACTGCAGTTGCTGGACTGATGCGAGCGCGACGCCGTGCACATCGTGGGCCGCGCCGGCGAACATGGCGGTCTCGGAGAAGCTGAGCGTGGAGGTGGGCGAGTCGAGCACGCTggacgcgggcggcggcggcggcgaggcgagcgCCCTGAGCTTGGCGTCGCGCGCGAGGCGCGCCTCGGCCTCGAGCCGCGCGCTCTCCCACTGCGCCGTGTGGCTGAGGTGCGCGGCGACCCTGGAGCGCGCGCCGGAGCCAGCGGTGGTGTCGGCGTCGGCGCGTGGCTTGTGCGTGACGGGGTCGATGCCCATCTTGGCGAGGCGCTTCTTGAGGTGCGTGTTCCAGTAGTTCTTGATCTCGTTGTCCGTGCGCTTGGGCAGGTGCGTGGCGATCGCCGACCACctggagaggagaggggagaacATACACCACGTTATTACAGGATGTTCGGATGAGTGGCCACATACTCCTACCGTTGTCGTTTTACCTCTCCTTTCTCGAGTCTGAAGCGATGGAAGGCATAAATAAATGATTAGAGGTGAGTGTGGTGAGTAGCGGGAGTGAAGAAGACGCGGGCACCATCGAGGAAGAGAGACAGTAGTACCGACAGAGATGTGGAGGGGGAATGATGTGGAATAGTAGCAAGTCAAGATGGCAGGACGGCAAGCAGGCGGTGACTGACAATGGTCCAATTCCCTGACATGGATGGTGAGCTAGCCGCAGGACAGCTTAGCTAGGGCCGGGCTCAGCCTGATTTAATGGCAAACGTGAGTACGTGACTAACCAACCTACTACTTGCTTGCTGGGTTAAACGTAGTACGTACCAGAGTGCAATTAAGCAGTGAGATGGCGATCTCCTATTTTTACCCTGTGGTTTCAGTGATGGTTTAAGTACTGTGTACTATCTTGTAGTATGGGGTTGTCAGGGGTAAATGTATGCGAATGAGCTGTTCTTCAGCTAGTCAAGCTCTTCCGCcccgaggggagagagagagaggaactaAAAGGGTGTGTGGTGCAGTGTAGGAAGAGTTAGCTAGCCATGATCTTGTGGTTtcatgcaaattaagttgctcgttgtgcttcGAAAATTCAGGGAGCAACGTACGTGTGGGAGCATCACAGTGCATTCGCGCAGAAGCAGAGCTGCACACGCCTGATCACTTACCTGTTTCCGAGTAGCGCGTGGAGCTGGATGATGGTTTGCTCCTCCTGTAGCGTGAACTTGCCGCGCTTGATGTCCGGCCGGAGGTAGTTGGTCCACCGGAGCCGGCAGCTCTTGCCGCACCGCCGCAGCCCTGAACACGCACGCACGAACACGTCAGAATCGCCGCTCGATCTTGCCGACGAGCAAATAAAGCTGCACGTATGGAACGGGAGCTGACGTACCGGCCTTGGCGGGCAGCGAGCGCCAGCAGCCGTGGCCGTGCTGGTCGATGTGGGCGAGCAGCTTCTGGTCCTCCTCCGGCGTCCAGGGGCCCTTCTTCAGCCCGGCCTCCTTCTCGCAGCACGGCGATCGCCCCATCTTCTCAGGCCGGCCGTACAGTTACACCAACAGATGCAAGAGGAGGCTCGCCTGGGGAAAGCTCTGGCTGGCAAGTGAAGAGTGACGACCAAGTCCAGCGACACAAGCGACATAAATAGGGGGCCTGCTCTGCTCTGCTGCCGATCGAGCCGAAGGCGTACTGACTGACTACCCAGTGACAGTGGTGAAAGGATCAGAATCTTCTTGGGTTTTAGTGAGACCGAGACGACCCTGCCATGCCGAAGATGTCCCCACAGGTCAGCGCGCCCTGCGCTACCAGGGCGCGAGGGCAGGACCGGGATTTCCTCGGCGCACGTACGTATATGACGACCGATCGATCTCCGGCGCGCGTCACTACGTCAGATGGTGTGCTTGGGTAGGTGAGGGTGACGCTGTGCACGGTGCACGGCGTGGGTCTTCTTTTCGGCTGCGCCTCTGCGCGCGC includes:
- the LOC124690443 gene encoding transcription factor MYB106-like encodes the protein MGRSPCCEKEAGLKKGPWTPEEDQKLLAHIDQHGHGCWRSLPAKAGLRRCGKSCRLRWTNYLRPDIKRGKFTLQEEQTIIQLHALLGNRWSAIATHLPKRTDNEIKNYWNTHLKKRLAKMGIDPVTHKPRADADTTAGSGARSRVAAHLSHTAQWESARLEAEARLARDAKLRALASPPPPPASSVLDSPTSTLSFSETAMFAGAAHDVHGVALASVQQLQSYGKAACQDDCFGGGTETEFVGAGTFNSALLDCSVAGADQRLLVAVPDADDGDQSEEGKGYWSSILNMVNSSVSPSLTSEVVQHPVMMYLPPATEEF